Proteins from a single region of Aquirhabdus parva:
- a CDS encoding SDR family NAD(P)-dependent oxidoreductase codes for MCISLNTPITDWSNQHLWIIGASSGIGAAIAKQALSVGAHVTLSARRTTQLHEIANTSSRAQVVAFDVLDNDAWQPAYDEARRLKGKVDLVIFCAADYLPQRTWEVKALATQRTIHLNLSSVYSGLETVLPDMLAQGNGGIALIASVAGYMGLPNASTYGPTKAALINLAEILYGDLHPKGLNIYLINPGFVHTKLTEKNSFKMPAIQTPEQAAKAIWRGLSRGHFEIHFPHRFTYVLKIIRLLPYRWRFGLFNQFFKV; via the coding sequence ATGTGTATCTCTCTGAATACTCCAATAACCGACTGGTCTAATCAACACCTCTGGATTATTGGCGCTTCAAGTGGTATCGGCGCGGCAATTGCTAAGCAAGCATTGTCTGTCGGCGCACACGTTACATTGTCTGCAAGACGAACTACTCAACTGCATGAAATTGCAAACACATCCTCCCGTGCTCAAGTCGTAGCATTTGACGTGCTTGATAACGATGCATGGCAACCTGCATACGATGAAGCACGAAGACTTAAAGGTAAGGTCGACCTCGTCATTTTTTGCGCAGCTGACTATCTCCCCCAAAGAACTTGGGAGGTCAAAGCGCTAGCAACACAGCGTACCATCCACCTCAATTTAAGCAGTGTATATAGTGGACTAGAAACCGTACTTCCCGACATGCTTGCACAAGGAAATGGAGGAATCGCTTTGATTGCAAGTGTGGCAGGCTATATGGGCCTACCCAATGCCAGCACTTACGGACCGACAAAAGCTGCACTGATTAATTTAGCCGAGATCCTATACGGCGACCTCCACCCGAAAGGTCTGAATATCTACCTAATCAATCCAGGATTTGTGCATACAAAACTCACGGAAAAAAACAGCTTCAAAATGCCGGCTATACAAACGCCAGAGCAAGCGGCAAAGGCGATTTGGAGGGGACTGAGTCGTGGACACTTTGAGATTCATTTTCCGCATCGTTTTACGTATGTGTTAAAAATAATCCGACTTCTGCCCTACCGATGGCGATTTGGTTTGTTTAACCAATTTTTCAAGGTATAA
- a CDS encoding DUF3833 domain-containing protein — MKFPVLLVAVFLALTACASPHVEQYQNNTPKLDLTQYFVGTTDGWGMFQKRNGDVVKRFHVQIIGTEKNNQLILDEHFQYDDGTAQQRIWTLTQDKKGHWNGHADDVKGNAQGLVAGNALHWNYTLRLPVDQKVYDMQMDDWMYQIDNLTMINQTRMTKFGFEVGQVTIFFKKRA, encoded by the coding sequence ATGAAATTCCCTGTTCTTCTAGTTGCCGTGTTCTTGGCATTGACAGCCTGTGCCTCGCCTCACGTTGAACAGTATCAAAACAATACGCCAAAACTTGATCTAACACAGTACTTTGTCGGAACAACAGATGGCTGGGGTATGTTTCAGAAGCGGAATGGCGATGTTGTAAAACGTTTCCATGTTCAAATCATTGGAACCGAGAAAAATAATCAATTGATTCTTGATGAACACTTCCAATATGACGATGGTACCGCACAGCAAAGAATTTGGACGCTCACGCAAGATAAAAAAGGGCATTGGAATGGTCATGCCGATGATGTGAAAGGAAATGCGCAAGGATTAGTTGCTGGAAATGCATTGCACTGGAACTATACCTTAAGACTGCCAGTCGATCAGAAAGTTTATGACATGCAGATGGATGATTGGATGTATCAAATTGACAACCTGACGATGATCAATCAAACACGAATGACAAAGTTTGGCTTTGAAGTGGGACAAGTGACTATATTCTTCAAGAAAAGAGCTTAA
- a CDS encoding SAM-dependent methyltransferase gives MTQTNTLTSAARSTPTAGKVFLSLLSRMKCGHLLVITPEGQKLTFGELHQPLSATLQINDWRACSRIIRAGDIGFAESYEAGWVDTPDLTALLTLAIRNENALSQVVSGGRLTKIWYRIRHLLRPNTRKGSKKNIHAHYDIGNEFYGLWLDPSWTYSSAVFAGDYSQTLQEAQTAKYQRIINSLQLQSGDRVLEIGCGWGGFAEHAAKQGIYVHGVTISSSQLAIAKQRIIDQQLDHWVSLELCDYRDIQGEYDAVISIEMFEAVGERFWLEYFEVVAKHLKLGGKALVQSITIDERIFEQYRSSTDFIQQYIFPGGMLPSPERFASHAVMAGLEVEEEYAFGLDYAETLRRWSQAFDHHEETIRQLGFDERFQRIWRLYYAYCIAGFNEGKTDVYQFLLHKH, from the coding sequence ATGACTCAAACTAATACATTGACCAGTGCTGCGCGAAGCACCCCAACCGCAGGAAAAGTTTTTTTGAGTCTCCTGTCGCGCATGAAGTGCGGCCACTTACTGGTGATCACACCTGAAGGTCAGAAGCTGACATTTGGAGAGCTGCATCAGCCCCTCAGCGCAACTTTACAAATTAATGATTGGAGAGCATGTAGCCGTATTATTCGCGCTGGAGATATTGGATTTGCAGAAAGCTACGAAGCTGGCTGGGTTGATACGCCTGATTTAACTGCACTACTGACACTAGCCATCCGTAATGAAAACGCACTAAGCCAAGTCGTCTCTGGTGGGCGACTCACTAAAATCTGGTATCGCATTCGTCATTTACTTCGCCCGAATACCCGTAAAGGCAGCAAAAAAAATATCCATGCGCATTATGACATTGGCAATGAATTTTATGGACTTTGGCTTGACCCAAGCTGGACTTATTCCAGCGCAGTGTTTGCAGGGGACTACAGCCAAACACTCCAAGAGGCACAAACCGCAAAGTACCAGCGAATCATTAATTCACTACAACTGCAATCGGGCGACCGCGTACTTGAGATTGGCTGCGGCTGGGGCGGCTTTGCCGAACATGCCGCCAAACAAGGTATCTACGTCCACGGCGTTACAATATCATCCTCACAATTGGCTATCGCCAAGCAACGTATCATTGATCAACAGCTTGATCACTGGGTATCTCTAGAACTGTGTGATTATCGAGATATTCAGGGTGAATATGACGCCGTGATCTCAATCGAAATGTTTGAAGCGGTCGGAGAGCGCTTCTGGCTTGAATATTTTGAGGTTGTCGCAAAGCATCTAAAACTCGGCGGAAAAGCTTTAGTTCAATCCATCACCATTGATGAAAGAATCTTTGAACAATACCGCAGCAGTACTGACTTTATTCAACAATATATTTTCCCTGGTGGGATGCTTCCTAGTCCAGAGCGATTCGCAAGTCATGCGGTCATGGCTGGATTAGAGGTCGAAGAAGAATACGCCTTTGGACTTGATTATGCAGAGACTTTACGTCGCTGGAGCCAAGCATTTGATCACCATGAAGAAACTATCCGCCAACTTGGATTTGATGAGCGTTTCCAGCGAATCTGGCGACTTTATTATGCGTATTGCATAGCGGGTTTCAATGAAGGAAAAACCGATGTCTATCAGTTTCTGCTGCATAAACACTAG
- a CDS encoding DUF1365 domain-containing protein — protein sequence MTKAPALLIWGRVIHERLRPVQHRFIYPVFFVRLNLARLQETNSIWFGINRLRLLSLQTHDYGARDDSNLETWMRGVLHDAQIIADGEIWLQTFPRVFGFVFNPVSFWHCYDRSGALRAVLAEVNNTFGETHRYLLTAENHRAIDQNNKIICTKKLHVSPFCEVKGFYQFRFRDNSKSVFTSIDYHDEQGLLIKTAISGSIEIMNSKQQLKALILHPLLTFGIVARIHWQALKLWLKRVPFFSKPESPAYSISTSEENKNDSN from the coding sequence ATGACAAAGGCACCTGCATTACTCATTTGGGGTCGCGTTATTCATGAACGGCTCAGACCTGTCCAGCATCGATTTATCTATCCTGTCTTTTTTGTACGGCTGAACCTTGCACGATTGCAAGAAACCAACTCAATCTGGTTTGGCATCAATCGTCTTAGACTTCTATCCCTTCAGACCCATGATTATGGCGCCCGTGATGATAGTAACCTTGAGACTTGGATGCGCGGAGTACTCCATGATGCGCAGATCATTGCCGATGGCGAAATTTGGTTGCAAACCTTCCCGCGTGTTTTTGGCTTTGTATTTAATCCTGTCAGTTTTTGGCATTGTTATGACCGTAGCGGCGCACTACGTGCTGTATTGGCTGAGGTCAATAATACCTTTGGTGAAACTCATCGCTATCTGCTGACTGCCGAAAACCATCGAGCCATCGACCAAAATAATAAAATTATCTGCACAAAAAAGTTACATGTATCACCATTCTGCGAAGTCAAAGGCTTTTATCAATTCCGCTTTCGAGATAATTCCAAGAGCGTGTTTACCAGCATTGATTACCATGATGAACAAGGCTTACTGATCAAAACAGCCATTAGCGGCAGCATTGAAATAATGAACTCAAAGCAGCAACTCAAAGCCTTGATATTACATCCTTTATTAACTTTCGGCATCGTTGCCCGCATACATTGGCAAGCACTCAAACTGTGGTTGAAACGCGTTCCTTTTTTTAGCAAACCTGAATCACCTGCATACAGTATCAGCACGTCAGAGGAGAATAAAAATGACTCAAACTAA
- a CDS encoding efflux RND transporter permease subunit: MNLSKFFIDRPIFAGVLSLLIFISGLLALRVMPISEYPEVSPPTVVVRANYPGANPKVIAETVATPLEESINGVEGMLYMSSQATTDGLMTLNVVFKLGTDPDKAQQLVQNRVSQAEARLPEEVRQLGLTTIKSSPDLTMVVHLLSPNNRYDMTYLRNYAVLNVKDQLARVEGVGEVGLFGSGDYAMRVWLDPQKIAAVGLSANDVVTAIRAQNIQAAAGVIGASPSLAGVDTQLSINAQGRLQNEEEFGDIIVKTSNTGAVTRLKDIARIELGASEYALRSLLDNKSAVAIPIFQAPGSNAIQISDNVRKTMAELKKNMPEGMDYKIVYDPTQFVRASIEAVIHTLLEAIALVVLVVILFLQTWRASIIPLLAVPISVIGTFAVMHIFGFSINALSLFGLVLAIGIVVDDAIVVVENVERNIEAGLSPRDATYRAMREVSGPIIAIALVLIAVFVPLAFISGLTGQFYKQFSLTIAMSTIISAFNSLTLSPALAAMLLKGRDEPKDALTRWMDKYLGWLFRGFNRLFARGATAYSGGVKRVISRKAIMMGVYLILVIAVVGLFKIVPNGFVPGQDKQYLIGFAQLPDGATLDRTEKVIREMGDIALKMPGVESAVSFPGLSINGFTNSSNSGIVFVTLKPFAERKTAALSAAGIAGQLNQKFGAIPEAFILMFPPPPVPGLGTTGGFKLQLEDRASLGYAAMDDATKAFLTKARQAPELAGLFSSYQVNVPQLFADVDRTRANQLGVALPDIFNTMQIYLGSLYVNDFNKFGRTYSVRVQADAAYRAKAEDIGLLKVRSANGDMIPLSAVMNIKPSFGPERAMRYNGFLSADISGGAAPGYSSGQAQDAVKRIAAETLPKGIGFEWTELTYQQIIAGNTAVWVFPLSILLVFLVLAAQYESLTLPLSIILIIPMGILAAMTGVWLSNGENNVFTQIGLFVLVGLSAKNAILIVEFARELEFAGRTPLQAAVEASRLRLRPILMTSLAFVMGVLPLVLSTGAGSEMRHAMGVAVFSGMIGVTFFGLFLTPVFYVLLRALTGNKPLKLHGQTPHVEAFVSAEHQVDQTH, translated from the coding sequence ATGAATTTATCTAAATTCTTTATTGACCGCCCAATCTTTGCGGGTGTTTTGTCACTATTGATTTTTATCTCGGGATTACTCGCGCTGCGAGTGATGCCTATTTCTGAATATCCTGAAGTGTCCCCGCCCACCGTTGTCGTACGAGCAAACTATCCGGGTGCTAACCCTAAAGTTATTGCCGAGACGGTTGCGACACCACTTGAAGAGTCGATAAATGGGGTTGAAGGGATGCTCTATATGAGCAGCCAAGCGACGACCGATGGATTGATGACACTCAATGTGGTCTTCAAACTGGGAACCGATCCAGACAAAGCCCAACAGCTCGTCCAAAATCGAGTCTCGCAAGCTGAAGCACGCTTACCTGAAGAAGTACGCCAACTCGGTCTAACCACCATCAAGAGTTCCCCAGACCTGACCATGGTCGTGCATTTATTGTCGCCGAATAACCGCTATGACATGACCTATCTGCGTAACTACGCCGTGCTTAATGTGAAAGATCAACTCGCACGCGTCGAAGGTGTGGGCGAAGTGGGACTATTTGGTTCAGGCGATTACGCAATGCGTGTCTGGCTTGATCCTCAAAAAATTGCTGCCGTGGGTCTGTCTGCCAATGATGTTGTCACAGCTATTCGTGCTCAAAACATTCAAGCGGCTGCCGGTGTGATTGGTGCATCCCCTAGCCTTGCTGGCGTCGACACTCAGCTCTCGATCAATGCGCAAGGTCGCTTGCAAAATGAAGAAGAGTTTGGCGATATCATTGTGAAAACCAGCAATACAGGTGCGGTGACACGTCTTAAAGACATTGCTCGCATTGAGCTTGGCGCCTCAGAATACGCTCTTCGCTCATTGCTAGATAATAAATCAGCTGTCGCGATTCCAATCTTCCAAGCCCCTGGGTCCAACGCTATTCAGATTTCTGATAATGTCCGTAAAACCATGGCGGAGTTGAAGAAGAATATGCCAGAGGGTATGGACTACAAGATCGTTTATGACCCAACCCAGTTTGTCCGCGCATCAATTGAGGCTGTGATTCATACACTGCTTGAGGCGATTGCCCTCGTGGTGCTCGTTGTTATTCTCTTCCTGCAGACATGGCGTGCATCGATTATCCCATTGCTGGCTGTACCGATTTCAGTGATTGGTACCTTTGCCGTGATGCATATCTTTGGCTTTTCCATCAATGCGCTGAGTCTGTTCGGACTGGTGCTTGCAATCGGGATTGTGGTCGATGATGCGATCGTGGTTGTTGAAAACGTCGAACGAAACATCGAGGCGGGCTTATCCCCACGTGATGCGACTTATCGTGCGATGCGTGAAGTATCAGGACCGATTATTGCAATTGCCCTTGTACTGATCGCAGTGTTTGTACCACTCGCCTTTATCAGTGGTCTGACCGGGCAATTTTATAAACAGTTTTCCCTCACGATTGCCATGTCGACGATCATCTCTGCCTTTAACTCGCTGACGCTTTCCCCTGCACTTGCTGCGATGTTGTTAAAAGGTCGCGATGAGCCGAAAGATGCACTCACCCGCTGGATGGACAAATATCTAGGCTGGTTATTCCGTGGCTTTAATCGCTTATTTGCTCGCGGGGCAACCGCCTATAGCGGCGGGGTTAAACGCGTTATTTCTCGCAAAGCCATCATGATGGGTGTTTATCTCATCCTAGTGATTGCCGTGGTCGGTTTATTCAAAATCGTGCCTAATGGCTTCGTGCCGGGCCAAGATAAACAGTATCTGATTGGCTTTGCACAGTTACCTGATGGTGCCACCTTAGATCGAACTGAAAAGGTGATCCGCGAGATGGGCGATATCGCCTTAAAAATGCCTGGCGTTGAAAGTGCCGTTTCGTTTCCTGGACTATCGATCAATGGCTTCACCAACAGCTCAAACTCTGGCATCGTCTTTGTGACTTTAAAGCCTTTCGCAGAACGTAAAACAGCTGCATTGAGTGCGGCTGGGATAGCAGGTCAACTCAATCAAAAGTTTGGTGCGATTCCTGAAGCATTTATCTTGATGTTCCCACCTCCGCCTGTCCCAGGCCTAGGTACCACTGGTGGGTTTAAACTTCAGTTGGAAGACCGTGCATCACTCGGCTATGCCGCGATGGATGACGCTACCAAGGCGTTCTTGACCAAAGCGCGTCAGGCACCTGAGTTAGCAGGCTTGTTCTCAAGCTATCAAGTCAATGTGCCTCAACTCTTTGCCGATGTCGATCGAACTCGGGCGAATCAATTGGGTGTTGCTCTACCCGATATTTTTAACACGATGCAAATTTATCTCGGTAGCTTATACGTCAATGACTTTAATAAGTTTGGACGGACCTACTCTGTACGGGTACAGGCTGATGCAGCTTACCGTGCTAAAGCTGAAGATATCGGCTTACTGAAAGTCCGTTCAGCGAATGGCGATATGATCCCGTTGTCTGCCGTGATGAATATCAAACCCAGTTTTGGGCCTGAACGTGCTATGCGCTATAACGGTTTCTTATCTGCGGATATTAGTGGCGGTGCTGCACCAGGATATTCATCTGGACAAGCACAAGATGCCGTCAAACGTATCGCTGCGGAAACCTTACCGAAAGGGATTGGTTTTGAGTGGACCGAATTGACTTATCAGCAAATCATCGCGGGTAATACAGCAGTTTGGGTCTTCCCACTGTCCATACTGCTGGTGTTCTTAGTTCTTGCTGCACAATACGAGAGCTTGACGTTACCGTTGTCGATTATCTTGATTATTCCGATGGGAATCTTGGCGGCGATGACTGGTGTATGGCTATCAAATGGTGAGAACAATGTGTTTACTCAGATTGGTCTCTTTGTCCTCGTCGGTCTATCCGCTAAAAATGCGATTCTGATTGTCGAGTTTGCGCGAGAACTTGAGTTTGCAGGTCGAACACCGTTACAGGCTGCTGTTGAGGCTAGTCGCTTACGGTTACGCCCGATTCTCATGACATCATTAGCATTTGTCATGGGTGTACTGCCTTTAGTGCTCTCAACAGGTGCAGGCTCAGAGATGCGTCATGCGATGGGGGTTGCTGTGTTCTCAGGGATGATTGGTGTGACGTTCTTTGGTCTATTCCTAACACCTGTGTTCTACGTCCTTCTCCGCGCGTTAACAGGAAACAAACCACTGAAACTGCATGGTCAGACACCACATGTTGAAGCGTTTGTCAGTGCGGAGCATCAAGTTGATCAAACACATTAG
- a CDS encoding NAD(P)/FAD-dependent oxidoreductase, giving the protein MIQSRQRIAVIGSGISGLASAFFLSSVHDVILFEAEGYLGGHTNTVDVTLEGQTHPVDTGFLVFNEQTYPNFIAFLAELNTRSYESDMSFGVSLNDGELEWAGTNIGSVFAQRKNLLSPQFLIMLKDILRFNRSAESHLAVVNISGATLGQLLDDGNYSTMFRDGYLLPMSAAIWSSSPQDILQFPASTFLQFCLNHALLQVNDRPKWHTVKGGGRAYVNQIKNTISEYRLNTKVHRIERTDDGVLVTSDIGIEKFDSVVCATHAPQTLEMLVDASETERKILSSVRYQTNSAILHTDIKQMPKRKKVWSAWNYLGGRRVDGQRPVCVSYWLNQLQNLPFQTSVILTLNPFELPQASSILAQFEYQHPIFDHAAILAQQQLPTIQGKKRVWFAGAWTGYGFHEDGLKSALRVVADFNISPPWAKV; this is encoded by the coding sequence ATGATTCAAAGTCGGCAGCGTATTGCAGTGATTGGTTCAGGAATTTCTGGCCTAGCATCTGCTTTTTTTCTAAGCAGTGTTCACGATGTCATCCTTTTTGAGGCCGAAGGATATTTGGGTGGGCACACCAACACAGTCGACGTAACATTAGAGGGTCAAACCCATCCTGTTGATACCGGATTCTTGGTTTTTAATGAGCAGACCTACCCCAATTTTATTGCATTTCTTGCAGAACTGAACACCCGAAGTTATGAAAGTGATATGTCATTTGGTGTATCACTTAATGATGGAGAACTTGAGTGGGCTGGTACGAATATCGGAAGTGTATTTGCTCAAAGGAAAAACCTTTTATCACCTCAATTCTTAATCATGTTGAAGGATATCCTGCGATTTAATCGATCAGCAGAGAGTCATCTAGCGGTCGTAAATATTTCTGGTGCCACATTGGGACAACTCTTAGATGACGGCAACTATAGCACCATGTTTCGAGATGGCTATTTGTTACCCATGTCCGCAGCAATTTGGTCGAGCTCCCCCCAAGATATTTTGCAGTTCCCCGCGAGTACTTTTTTACAGTTCTGTTTGAACCATGCATTACTACAAGTAAATGACCGACCTAAATGGCATACCGTCAAAGGTGGTGGCAGGGCCTATGTCAATCAAATTAAAAATACTATTTCAGAATACCGTCTAAACACGAAGGTCCACCGCATAGAAAGAACAGACGATGGTGTATTGGTGACAAGTGATATAGGCATTGAAAAATTTGATTCGGTCGTGTGTGCAACCCATGCACCGCAGACCCTAGAAATGCTTGTCGATGCCAGTGAAACGGAGCGAAAAATCCTATCTAGCGTGCGCTATCAGACCAACTCAGCAATTCTTCATACAGATATCAAACAAATGCCAAAGCGTAAAAAGGTCTGGTCCGCATGGAATTATTTGGGTGGTCGTCGTGTTGATGGGCAAAGACCGGTCTGTGTCAGCTATTGGCTCAATCAATTACAAAATCTACCCTTTCAAACATCAGTCATTCTAACGCTTAACCCATTTGAACTCCCTCAAGCTAGTTCAATATTGGCCCAGTTTGAATATCAACATCCCATTTTCGATCATGCTGCAATTCTGGCACAACAACAACTTCCAACAATCCAAGGCAAAAAACGGGTTTGGTTTGCCGGTGCTTGGACAGGTTATGGCTTCCATGAAGACGGACTGAAATCTGCTCTCCGCGTTGTTGCTGATTTTAATATCTCTCCCCCTTGGGCAAAGGTGTAA
- a CDS encoding nuclear transport factor 2 family protein: MNKLDNLLNWYSTMTCQSVSDCHLFYEADAHFKDPFNDVHGIDLIEKIFLHMFETTNNPRFLILETIEQDQQAFVTWLFKFSLKGKDYTIQGGSHLKFGEQGLVTEHRDYWDAAEELLQHLPIIGKPIQWLRRQFEVK; the protein is encoded by the coding sequence ATGAATAAATTAGATAACTTATTGAACTGGTACAGCACGATGACTTGCCAGAGTGTTAGTGATTGTCATCTTTTTTATGAGGCGGATGCCCATTTTAAGGACCCATTTAATGATGTGCATGGCATTGATCTTATCGAAAAAATATTCTTGCATATGTTTGAAACGACTAACAATCCTCGCTTTCTCATCTTAGAAACGATCGAACAAGATCAGCAAGCGTTTGTGACATGGCTATTCAAATTTTCACTTAAAGGAAAAGACTACACCATTCAGGGAGGATCACACCTTAAGTTTGGTGAGCAAGGTCTGGTAACCGAACATCGTGATTATTGGGATGCCGCAGAGGAGCTACTACAACACCTGCCCATTATTGGAAAGCCTATTCAATGGTTAAGGCGGCAGTTTGAGGTCAAATAG
- a CDS encoding TetR/AcrR family transcriptional regulator produces MSIFGKLSFKDQAFKLREDAILDAATAILGNKGYDLMTMDDVAGAIGISKPSLYKHFKSKEELVGEALIRLIDGAIDYLGQMDDQLMALQKLSLLLEWALRVRLNGGIPFLPSTSAHVRDMLMRNLKYVMRVVKLNGQLEALVVDAQKQGDLSPDLPKDVILFSYYARTCDPTVEYLQQFSKMEHEDIVKYMLSVAFHGFKA; encoded by the coding sequence ATGAGTATTTTTGGTAAACTGAGTTTTAAAGATCAAGCATTTAAGCTTCGTGAGGATGCAATCCTTGATGCTGCTACGGCCATATTGGGCAACAAAGGATATGATCTGATGACGATGGATGATGTCGCTGGTGCGATAGGCATCTCCAAGCCTAGCTTATATAAGCACTTCAAATCCAAAGAGGAATTGGTTGGGGAGGCTTTGATTCGCTTGATTGATGGGGCGATTGATTATTTGGGGCAAATGGATGATCAACTCATGGCTTTACAAAAGTTATCATTGTTACTTGAGTGGGCTTTACGGGTAAGGCTCAATGGGGGAATTCCTTTTCTCCCTTCGACCAGTGCACATGTAAGAGATATGCTGATGCGCAATCTTAAATATGTCATGCGTGTTGTAAAGCTCAATGGTCAGTTAGAGGCATTGGTCGTTGATGCACAGAAACAGGGTGACCTGAGTCCCGATTTACCTAAGGATGTCATTCTATTTAGTTATTATGCGCGGACATGTGATCCTACTGTGGAATACTTACAGCAGTTCAGCAAGATGGAGCATGAAGATATTGTTAAGTATATGCTGTCAGTTGCTTTTCATGGATTTAAAGCTTAA